GTTGCCGGGAACGCCCATCAGCCACGCAAAGGGCGAGAACAGCCAGCCCAGCAGCTTCTGGATGCTCAGGTCCAGCCCGGCAAGGCCCGCCGTCCAGCCCAGGAGCCCGTTCAGCAGCGCCACCAGCGCGATGAACGCGATGAGCATGGCGCCCACGTTCAGCGCCAGGGCCAGCCCCTCGCTGGCGCCGCGCGCGGCCGCGTCGATCACGTTGGCGTCCACCTTCTCCATCTTGATCTTGACGCTCCCGGCCGTGACGGGCTCCTCCGTCTCGGGATACATGATCTTGCTGATGGCGATGCACGCCGGCGCCGACATCACCGACGCGCTG
This genomic stretch from Longimicrobium sp. harbors:
- a CDS encoding nucleoside transporter C-terminal domain-containing protein; amino-acid sequence: SASVMSAPACIAISKIMYPETEEPVTAGSVKIKMEKVDANVIDAAARGASEGLALALNVGAMLIAFIALVALLNGLLGWTAGLAGLDLSIQKLLGWLFSPFAWLMGVPGNDALAVGTLLGEKTALNEFVAYAHLGGMLQEGAGLDPRSVVLATYALCGFANFSSIAIQIGGISAMAPERRGDLSRLGLRAMIAGTLANFMTASVVGILI